CAGAGGGGAGGTGCTCTGCAGGGCGCGAGTGTGGTCAGGGGTGTTGTGTTTCCTGGCCGGAGTcctgtacagcagtgctgtcctgGTGTGGGTTAGGGCGACCCTGCCCTGGCACGGCCAGCTGGAGGCTGTGCTGGCAGCTTTGCCATGGCTCATGGCTGCTCTCGGCTCTGCTGCCCTGGAGGTCCTCGTATCCTTAAAcatcaaacaaaaaaaaatatattgtccGAGCATCCTGCATGTGATTGGTCCTTAGCAGTAATGACTGACCAGATCCTGGCTGTTCACTGGTGCAGACGAGGCCCCAGCCAGAAGTGTAGGAAGCTGTCCCCATACACGGAGCATCTCCTAGggggctcccctccctcctccccagaaACCCAGCATCACCTGGGGGGGTACCAGGGGGTGacccctctctctggctccatCACCTCCAGAGTAAGAGCAACAGACAGCCAGGGTTCTAGACAGGACTGTTCTGTCGTGTTTGTTTTTCAACACGGGATTTGACCCGAGTGTTTTGTGTCTAATGTATCTGTTCTGTTTTCATTTCCTGCACTTCAGTTGGGGTTGGACAGGGCTCCTTCACAGAAGAAACCTCTGGTTGATATGGGTCACTATATGGATGTTGACATTCAACCTGTGAGAAAGGTGAGCTGAAATACTCAACCCCTCTCAGCTACATAAACTGCCAGGGTTATCTCCTCCCTGATATGCGAGTActatgaatctgtgtgtgtggtgtgaagctgtgtgtgacgtaaaactgtgtgtgtctctctagaTGTGTTTGAAGCAGGTGACGCTCTCCAGGGAGAAGGTGACGAACTGCCGACCCCAGCGTACGACGGAGAGGGTGGTGAGAGTGGACGAGGCCTGCACCGAGTCTGACTCATCCTCAGACTCATCCCTTAGCTATGATCTGCAGGTAGTCATCCTCTCCTTGCTGCTCATACAATCAATTTACCTTCATGGTTGCTGTGGGGGTATGGGTGCCGTTCAGTGGTTAAAGCATTTAAAGAGACATCGAGAGGTCACGGGTTCaaatcctccccctcttctgttTGTCgctttacttaacccttgtgttctcctcgggtcgttctgacccatcagtcattgtgacccaccgtcgtattgcgacaactttaccgcatacaaaaacaaagtgaagcattttcttttaaccgtcgggctgtctcagaccccccacattgcgaaggttaaaagaaaagtatttttatttgtttttgtattgggtaaaattgggtaaacacaatgatggttcgttatgaacctttgggtcatgtgacccgaaggcagcacgagggttaaacacgtTTGCTGAATGAAAACAATTGACTAATTGTGTATTTATGTACCTACGCATTGTTTCCCCTGGTGTACCCCTAGGGGGCACCACTGTGTCCTGCATTacatctccagccctcctgtctTGTGTCTAGTGGGATTTTGAAGAAGCAAGCCCACGATGGAGCAGACCCCCCTCCCAGGAGAACGTGGACAAGTTCCCCCTGCAGCAGTGGCCCCAGGGCCCCCCGACCGCCACCCACCTGCCCCAGGCACCCAGCCACCTGCCCCAGGCACCCCCAACCTCCACCCACCTGCCCCAGCAGCATGACGATGGCAGCAGAGAACCTGGCCCAGTAGCCGGAGGTGGCCCAGTCGACCAGGGATGATATCTTCCCCTTTATCTGGTCTATACTTTGGTATACTCGTTTGAAAGGTAATAAATGCACTAAATTCCAATTTAATTCTGTCTAGTTCTTATTGATGTGCTTGCTATCAGCCAGGCACACTATTGTTCTCTAACATTTATTATTTGCCGCCTCCTAGATGGCACTGTAATTTTTAGGTCTTCC
The sequence above is drawn from the Osmerus eperlanus chromosome 24, fOsmEpe2.1, whole genome shotgun sequence genome and encodes:
- the tmem44 gene encoding transmembrane protein 44 isoform X1 gives rise to the protein MSARCIRRSSGQRGQTFFLVADCNVFAMVKHMVYNGNMIKTDGSLNAWVRLDTIFSCFQNNENVCVPIWLGCLCALVLLASCCILCQRVRGRHAGVEAGGSIYCLFGNVCNIVGAILSHQLAIQVKLGVFMVFLDAVKVAAILLPLCCNSSAVRRQRMERRRRRQNQTLQAVSGLVLLGCGGWLSTHLSLNPSAHSATGRRLLSDLVQDQTAVLGYVLGLLYLVIAWTSKLPVLSRAHRGEVLCRARVWSGVLCFLAGVLYSSAVLVWVRATLPWHGQLEAVLAALPWLMAALGSAALEVLILAVHWCRRGPSQKCRKLSPYTEHLLGGSPPSSPETQHHLGGYQGVTPLSGSITSRLGLDRAPSQKKPLVDMGHYMDVDIQPVRKMCLKQVTLSREKVTNCRPQRTTERVVRVDEACTESDSSSDSSLSYDLQGAPLCPALHLQPSCLVSSGILKKQAHDGADPPPRRTWTSSPCSSGPRAPRPPPTCPRHPATCPRHPQPPPTCPSSMTMAAENLAQ
- the tmem44 gene encoding transmembrane protein 44 isoform X3, with product MSARCIRRSSGQRGQTFFLVADCNVFAMVKHMVYNGNMIKTDGSLNAWVRLDTIFSCFQNNENVCVPIWLGCLCALVLLASCCILCQRVRGRHAGVEAGGSIYCLFGNVCNIVGAILSHQLAIQVKLGVFMVFLDAVKVAAILLPLCCNSSAVRRQRMERRRRRQNQTLQAVSGLVLLGCGGWLSTHLSLNPSAHSATGRRLLSDLVQDQTAVLGYVLGLLYLVIAWTSKLPVLSRAHRGEVLCRARVWSGVLCFLAGVLYSSAVLVWVRATLPWHGQLEAVLAALPWLMAALGSAALEVLILAVHWCRRGPSQKCRKLSPYTEHLLGGSPPSSPETQHHLGGYQGVTPLSGSITSRLGLDRAPSQKKPLVDMGHYMDVDIQPVRKMCLKQVTLSREKVTNCRPQRTTERVVRVDEACTESDSSSDSSLSYDLQPSCLVSSGILKKQAHDGADPPPRRTWTSSPCSSGPRAPRPPPTCPRHPATCPRHPQPPPTCPSSMTMAAENLAQ
- the tmem44 gene encoding transmembrane protein 44 isoform X2, which encodes MSARCIRRSSGQRGQTFFLVADCNVFAMVKHMVYNGNMIKTDGSLNAWVRLDTIFSCFQNNENVCVPIWLGCLCALVLLASCCILCQRVRGRHAGVEAGGSIYCLFGNVCNIVGAILSHQLAIQVKLGVFMVFLDAVKVAAILLPLCCNSSAVRRQRMERRRRRQNQTLQAVSGLVLLGCGGWLSTHLSLNPSAHSATGRRLLSDLVQDQTAVLGYVLGLLYLVIAWTSKLPVLSRAHRGEVLCRARVWSGVLCFLAGVLYSSAVLVWVRATLPWHGQLEAVLAALPWLMAALGSAALEVLILAVHWCRRGPSQKCRKLSPYTEHLLGGSPPSSPETQHHLGGYQGVTPLSGSITSRLGLDRAPSQKKPLVDMGHYMDVDIQPVRKMCLKQVTLSREKVTNCRPQRTTERVVRVDEACTESDSSSDSSLSYDLQWDFEEASPRWSRPPSQENVDKFPLQQWPQGPPTATHLPQAPSHLPQAPPTSTHLPQQHDDGSREPGPVAGGGPVDQG